TGGTAAATCCGATGGACTTTTGCCTAGATGGTGGAGCGGATGAGCGAATTTAAATCCATCAGCCGTCAAGAAGTTTACATTCtctgttaaaaaatgtaaaatatcaattaattagcTGTTTATTAACATTCAATTACTTATCACACCAGCCACTTaatcgataaatttataaaaaattttaataacagatttcatttaacttaaaatagtTATCAACTTTTTAGttcttacaataaaaattctgtttacattctctttaaaaaaatataaaatatcaattaattagcTGTTTAATAACATTCAATTACTTATCACACCAGCCACTTAATCGATAAAttcataaacaatttttatagcagattttatttaacttaagggggaacaccactgtaacgatcgaaaaaaagaggtgattttcgggaatttttttgacagccaaaataaagaaatttggGAATCggggggtttttttttttttaattttattaagggtacattaaagattattaccattaatttttattaaaaaatatttaattattacaaagttattaacaatctcgtcGAGCACTGGAGAAAATTTATCCCCTCCACGGTcggttcgataactcaaaaacagatcatctgaaaataaaaacccaaattgctttttaatcagtaaggatgtagttaccatcgcacgtacggaatttgaaaaattctcatgttaaagaattttttagccgggttaaaacaaaaaaaaatagtaagaatagtgagaaaattttcaatcaatcgccatttgttttttattaaaatttttaaaattccgtacttgcgacgataactacatccttactgattaaaaagcaatttgggtttttattttcagatgatccgtttttgagttatcgaaccgACCATGGAGGGGATAAATTTTCTCCAGTGCTCgacgagattgttaataactttgtaataattaaatattttttaataaaaattaatggtaataatctttaatgtacccttaataaaataaaaaaaatccgatccccaaattcctttattttccctatcaaaaaaattctcgaaaatcacctctttttttcgatcgttacagtggtgttcccccttaaaatagttataaactttttagttTCTGTAGTTCAATTAACTCGAAACTTACGTTTTTCATCAGTTAATTTCGATGAGACAATGTCTTTAAACTTCTTAACATTTTCAACATCATCAGGTGCATGAAATAGAATGAGGAACGGCAAGCCTTCTTCGGTTAACTCCTCAGCATTTTCAAATGTTATTTCTCGTACAAGCGGTATACATTTCTCTTGGGCCCAGATATTTAGTTCATCATAAACAAGTAAACTTCCTTTATAAGTTTCGTCTTGATCATTTGATAGAGCCTTATCAGGCCTAAATACAATTATTGGTTGGTTCGGTGGATGCATAGCACGGCTAGCGTCACTGATTGGATAagtaaagaattattaatgtttaaaaaaaaaacttgaaaagacaaaattatgaaaagtattacatgataaataaataataataaacaacatgtaatatttttaaaaataataacattatgCATAATATATTATCAGATTTAAAACGATGagtcacaaaaaaattatttgcgaCCTTgaaactgaaataaaaaaaatagtgcaAGCTAGTGCTTAGTGATTAGTTATGTTTTACTCACAATATTTCAATATATTGTCCTATTTCACAGGCTTCATTGGAGCATAAGcttgttaaattatattagtcatttaaatttaatattaatgataaataaaccctattttaatttttttaatttaagtatttaataattaaaataattagttaaacaTACCCAAAGCCAACGTGAAACTGACAGTCGTCTTTTAAGTTGATAGCGACCTTACGGAACGTATCATACTCAGGAAGGTCTTTCCTATCAAAGTAACCAATAACCATACGTTTTTTATCGTCTAGATCTGTTAATTCTTTCAAATCATTGAATTCTCTGATAGGATCTtccaattgttttttaatgaattcaaCAAATGCCTCGGCTGATCGCTGGCCACGATACTCTCGCTTGGCCGGCTGACCATTTTTGATTATCTTCAGAGTTGGGTACTTGGTTATTTGGAACCTCGACGCTATGGAAgctgtaattaaaatataataaatatcttagaCTATCTTGAGTTACCGGTTTATTATTCAGCGAAGTATGAAAAATCATTGTTGATATCTTCGATTAAAATCTGGAATCAATTGCCAGCTGATTGTATGACGTTACCGACCTTTACGGAGTTTCGAACTGCttgttatcaatattttttaatatcggATAGAATTTAGTGATGATTGAGTGTTTAACACActactttatatattatatattatattaagatttttttgtatcaattttGGATCGCCGCAAGGAGTTTTGACTTTATggccaattaaataaataataataataataataatcttgtCAAAGatctaataaatataaaaataaattataacttacaCTCTTTATCACAGTCTACTTTTCCCATCACCACACTTGCACCACTTGGCAATTCTTCCTTTAGTTTATCTGCGGCTTCATCGAATATGGGAGCTAATATATTACTAAACCGACACCACTcagcataaaaattaataaatactaattCATTTtctggaaataaaaaattttaataagtaaagttttaaaattaaaatattaaaaataccctaataattacaatcaatCAACTTATCATAACAAGtatcgagaattttttttttaattttcaaccaGGAAGAAAaacacaataattattaatattctaaATTACAGTCATTAACTTTAACGATAATGTTCAGTGCATTCAGTTTATTAAGACTGCTGTTATCACTAAAAGTATTTGTTTTTGCAGTTAACTaactttaataacaaatttaaaatacaaacatgaatttttttctttttcaactgaacataatcaatttaaaataaattttaacgttGATTGAAGGTTTAAATTACAAAGAAAGGTTTAGGAATTTAATGACACCTGCtgataaatgaaataattgataagaATGTCATTTAAACTAAGTAAACTAACAAAAAGCTACTATATACTTGGTGGCaatattaaatagaaaaataatatttaacacaaacaTACAaagtgttgaaaaaaaaaaacattagagaaaatttaaattataataaaatattttcattacaaACTTATTTACTCaatctaaataattcataaatattatgCGATAACATTTAATGATAGTTGTTATTGATTGCAAGTATTATAATGTCatagattttataattatgataattaaaataaagtaattactCATTAACTCATCGAAATTGCTACTAGTAAGTTGAACTGCCTCTCCATTGACATGATGTGTCAAGaatacctaaaaaaaaattttgtttagcataaaaaataaattaaatgaaaccaactgttgtaatttttttgttcattagtgagaaatttatttaacaagtgCAAAAACGAAGAAAtgtgataattaaattcaacaataaagttgataaaaaaattcgttgATAAGCTTGATAGGTTATAAGTACTTGCAAGGTTATACttgcataaatttaaaaaaaatttttggaaaaaaaatcatgaaatttgTGGCCaatcaatgaaaataatactgtAAATATGTTAGAAAATTGTCAAACTATTGAACATCAGGTACAACGTCGGCTTCATAAAACGTGTCACAAGAACAAGTGACAAGTTGAATAATTCTAATAGTTAAGTGTTTAAAGGTATTAGGAatgtattgataattaaatgaaagtgTACTTACcgataaaattgtaaaaataataaatttaaattggaaGAAACAGCGGTTATTCGGCATTTTTtactcattaattaattacgttTAAAGTTTAACTAAAATGCCAACATCGACAGTAGGCACCCAAAGATGCGTCAACTCAAGTGAAGTTAGTGGGTAAGCAGGTGTATACATATCGAATGTCAAACTGAGAGTAGGGATATTACACGTATCAATGTATCGATACTGTTTTAAACATCGATCTTAGTATCGAGATGAGAagagttttaaaagtttaaattgttTCACATTATGATTCAAGGGATTAGagacttttataaataaaatataaataagaaaaatttgttttttaataaattaaaatacaaaatccTTTTTAAggtatttttgataattgcATCAAATAAACTTTCAGAAAGTATTGTTTCATAagtgatgataaaaatttctgattatttaaaaaaaaatatgaaattcttattcaagtattttgtTTGGTAATACTCATTGAATTTTCAAGTATaaaagatataattatatataataaattatctttttttttttttttcaatgttaatGGTACAATGCCTTTCAATGATTCGTACCGGTCAAGAATTTTACGGAAAATGGAAACATCAAAATTTGGCCAACtctaaataaagaaatcactaagaaaaaaatttatataaatattatattagaaataataaaaaaattatttgtctaaataaggataattcaaaatttcgataataataaaggtagtaatgtaaaaatttagttaccaaaaaaattggaattattttaaaaaagataagcataaaattataaaatttaaaaataagaaatctATGAAATTAGACAAATCATAAAACAAACAAGTGAAATgacagatatttaaaaaaatggagaagaataaatttagacaagtcaataaaaagacaattgaaaatttagaaatataaaaaaattgacagttttaattattcgtaaacttaaaaaatagccATCTCTAAATATAGACCAGTAAATTTagatatctttaattttggacatctctaaatatttacaaatataaatttttacaattcatAACAAAGACGATTAAAAACATAGTAATCATACAAAATAAGtactaagaaatttaaaatacaaaagatagctaaaaattaattaattttcctgTGACCGCTGCTCCAGGAAGTTATAAAGTTATTTGCGATCAATTGtcctgttatttttaaaacacaccaagattttgcttttaatcttagtaaaaaatattttcgaggaCCCGGAACTACCAACAGCTCCTGTGACCGCTGGTCCAAGAAGTTGTAAAGTTATTTGCGTTCGATTGTCctgtaatctaaaaaatacaccaagattttgcttttaatcttggtaaaaaatatttatgtagaCCCGAAACTACCAACAGCTCCTGTGACCGCTGCTCTAGGAAGTTGTCAAGTTATTTGCGATCGATTGtcctgtaattttaaaaaccgaCAGAGATTTTACTCTGTCTAAAAGAGATTGTCTAAAAGACAGTCGATCAAAAATAACCTACAACTTCCTGGAACAGCGGTCACAGGAGCTGTTGGCAGTTTCGGGTCTACGTAACTATTTTTCACCAAGATTAAAAGCAAAATCTTGctgtgtttttaaaattaaaagacagTCGATCAAAAATAACCTACAACTACCTGGAGCAGCGGTCATAGGAGCTGTTGGCAGTTTCGGGTCtacgtaaatattttttaccaagaTTAAAAGCAAAATCTCTGTgggttttttaaattaaaagacaaTCGATCGCAAATGACTTTATGGCGCGCAGTGCAGaaatctcaaactttctgccctaatagtgtaatatactattcttctccatttttttaaatatctgtcATTTCACTTGtttgttttatgatttatctaatttcatagatatcttatttttaaattttataattttatgcttatcttttttaaaataatttcaatttttttggtcactaaatttttacattgctACCTTTATTGTtatcgaaattttgaattatccttatttagacaaataatttttttattatttctaatataatatttatataaatttttttcttagtgatttctttatttagaGTTGGCCAAATTTTGATGTTTCCATTTTCCGTAAAATTCTTGACCGTTACGAATCATTGAAAGGTATTGTACATAAATGGAGATTTTGTCAATTTCCCCAAAAAGAAGTCGTCTATAAATTCATTCAATTTTCCTGGACTATATAAATCGTCAAAATCAGGAAATACATAACAaccttcaatattttttatttcaatcatAGCTAAATTAGGCTTATATCGCTTTGGATAATCCTTGAAATATGTTGATTCAGATACATTAATcgcaataaatattagtttttctgaaataaaacataaaaattttctgtctatacattttttaaaaaataattgtttaacgATAATTTTGCTTaccttttttatcaataagttgagtggaaataatatttttaaaagtttttaccAAATCACTATTATTTTCATGGTATAAAATAAGGAGTGGCAATTTTTCattatctaataaataatcCAAATATTCTTTGGTATCTACTTGATGTACTACtgacaaatttttatcttttatccAACTGAATAATTCATCAAAAGAAGATAAATTTCCTCCATAAGTCTGTGATTGTTcatcaaaagaatttttatcagGATGGAAAATTATCGTAGGAACCGTAGAATGTCCTGGATGTAAATTTTTGCTAGAATcactgataataaaatatttaggatATCTTAAAAccattcattatttataacttatgCAATCATTTTACCCAAAACAAGCATAAAATGTACTGTTTTCCTTAAAATTCATTGCTACTCTTCGGTAACTATCATATTTTTGGTCTTTCTCATTGAAATATCCAATAAATTTTCCACAAATTATTTCAGAGTCGACATCAATAAATTCCTCTAATTGAGTAATTTCTATCACTGGATCTTGGACTAATTTCGAAACAAATTGTGTAAGTTCTTCAACTGTTCTTTTGCCTGGATACTGTCGCTTAATTGTATGGCCGTTTACAATGAATTTAATGGTGGGATAAGCACAAATATTGAACTTTAGACCCAATGTATCTAaataataccaaaaaaaaaaatcataaaataaattttataattatttaaagaaatatttacgTTCAGTATCCACGTCAACACTGCCCATCACAACTTTAGACGGCTCTGGATGTAACTTTCTAACTTCTTTACATGCTTCCTCATAAATTGGCTTTAATCGTTGACTGAATCTACACCagtttacataaaaattaattacgacCACTTCACTTGATTCTGAAACATTCATAAACCAATTCCTAGccctgattaagaaatctCATTTGGAATGATTCGAAAAGACGCGGGTTTcatcatttcaaatcatccCAAATTGTCAGGATGATTTGACTTTCAAgcataaattttacaacgaatcattttatatcatatcaaataataaaaaaatgtaatattattttatgatttaaaatgatttgaaatgatttcaacttccaaatcattttgaataatattgaatgataaaataatattataatttctggTTTTctagatgatttaaaattatttgaaatgatttcaacttccaaatcattttgaataatattgaatgataaaataatattgaaaattctgGTTCTtcagatgatttaaaattatttgaaatgatttcaacttccaaatcattttgaataatattgaatgataaaataatattgaaaattctgGTTCTtcagatgatttaaaattatttgaaatgatttcaacttccaaatcattttgaataattttgaatgataaaataatatagaaatttctggtttttcagatgatataaaattatttagcatAATTTAAACGTtcgaatcattttaaataatattgaatgataaaataatattgaaaattctgGTTCATCAgatgatttaatattattcgaa
This genomic interval from Cotesia glomerata isolate CgM1 linkage group LG1, MPM_Cglom_v2.3, whole genome shotgun sequence contains the following:
- the LOC123265026 gene encoding endoplasmic reticulum resident protein 44-like isoform X2; the encoded protein is MPNNRCFFQFKFIIFTILSVFLTHHVNGEAVQLTSSNFDELMKNELVFINFYAEWCRFSNILAPIFDEAADKLKEELPSGASVVMGKVDCDKESSIASRFQITKYPTLKIIKNGQPAKREYRGQRSAEAFVEFIKKQLEDPIREFNDLKELTDLDDKKRMVIGYFDRKDLPEYDTFRKVAINLKDDCQFHVGFGDASRAMHPPNQPIIVFRPDKALSNDQDETYKGSLLVYDELNIWAQEKCIPLVREITFENAEELTEEGLPFLILFHAPDDVENVKKFKDIVSSKLTDEKQNVNFLTADGFKFAHPLHHLGKSPSDLPLIAIDSFRHMYLFPRFKDIDEEGKLKQFLRDLYSGKLHREYHYGPDPTNELTDDSRTPTVPPESTFKKLAPSKNRYTLLKDEL
- the LOC123265026 gene encoding endoplasmic reticulum resident protein 44-like isoform X1 is translated as MPNNRCFFQFKFIIFTILSVFLTHHVNGEAVQLTSSNFDELMKNELVFINFYAEWCRFSNILAPIFDEAADKLKEELPSGASVVMGKVDCDKESSIASRFQITKYPTLKIIKNGQPAKREYRGQRSAEAFVEFIKKQLEDPIREFNDLKELTDLDDKKRMVIGYFDRKDLPEYDTFRKVAINLKDDCQFHVGFGLCSNEACEIGQYIEIFDASRAMHPPNQPIIVFRPDKALSNDQDETYKGSLLVYDELNIWAQEKCIPLVREITFENAEELTEEGLPFLILFHAPDDVENVKKFKDIVSSKLTDEKQNVNFLTADGFKFAHPLHHLGKSPSDLPLIAIDSFRHMYLFPRFKDIDEEGKLKQFLRDLYSGKLHREYHYGPDPTNELTDDSRTPTVPPESTFKKLAPSKNRYTLLKDEL
- the LOC123265048 gene encoding endoplasmic reticulum resident protein 44-like, translating into MGSVDVDTEHTLGLKFNICAYPTIKFIVNGHTIKRQYPGKRTVEELTQFVSKLVQDPVIEITQLEEFIDVDSEIICGKFIGYFNEKDQKYDSYRRVAMNFKENSTFYACFGDSSKNLHPGHSTVPTIIFHPDKNSFDEQSQTYGGNLSSFDELFSWIKDKNLSVVHQVDTKEYLDYLLDNEKLPLLILYHENNSDLVKTFKNIISTQLIDKKEKLIFIAINVSESTYFKDYPKRYKPNLAMIEIKNIEGCYVFPDFDDLYSPGKLNEFIDDFFLGKLTKSPFMYNTFQ